A window from uncultured Desulfobacter sp. encodes these proteins:
- a CDS encoding PEP-CTERM sorting domain-containing protein, which produces MKQTIVKILFLILLMGGVFAAPLSALPMVSLKLAENTIISVDDVIEILVLADGDDIGLDLVSFGFDVDINDSGLDGYNFSYAGTAIASGFDDDSGFTDTAVLGSAFPGISEDEVLLATLLFAVDSAGIETISVSGIYDGMSSGLYYERPDWTLAGYDIDASLTIEVAGGSQPVPEPMTILLFGVGLIAIGNVKKYYNA; this is translated from the coding sequence ATGAAACAGACTATCGTAAAAATTTTATTCTTAATTTTGTTAATGGGTGGCGTGTTTGCTGCGCCGTTATCTGCTTTACCAATGGTGTCTCTTAAATTGGCAGAAAACACAATCATCTCAGTTGACGATGTGATTGAAATTTTAGTTTTGGCTGACGGAGATGATATCGGCCTTGATCTTGTATCGTTCGGATTTGATGTTGATATAAACGATTCCGGCCTTGATGGCTACAATTTTTCCTATGCAGGAACTGCCATTGCATCCGGCTTTGATGATGATAGCGGTTTCACTGATACTGCAGTTTTAGGGTCAGCTTTTCCGGGCATTTCAGAGGATGAGGTCCTGCTTGCAACACTTTTGTTCGCTGTTGATTCCGCAGGTATCGAAACAATAAGCGTTTCAGGAATTTATGATGGGATGTCTTCAGGACTGTATTATGAACGTCCCGATTGGACTTTAGCGGGATATGATATTGATGCTTCACTCACGATTGAAGTTGCAGGCGGCTCTCAACCCGTCCCGGAACCCATGACTATATTACTGTTTGGTGTAGGATTGATTGCAATAGGTAATGTAAAAAAGTACTACAACGCTTAG
- a CDS encoding LamG-like jellyroll fold domain-containing protein encodes MTNRILILSFFLGVVLIFFPCVVAANVSDGLLAYYPFDGDSNDISGNGNHGTESGGLTYKMGVSGEAASFDGVDDYIRVPSHSTLNPEDQLTISFWIKVDNFTNTWSPLIHKGGAHLSESVNREYTVWLQDISTFHFASAGDNLAQQTLNACCAGKDIWTHFVGVIDRQQHKMRIYVNGILKNEITDAYSTFNNNLNDLIIGWTEEISSSYSPFKGRLDELRIYSRALSEDEVSILYNTYSNAAIPNMEIVCESNFNSGLEGWAGYSPELRWNQSGGNPGGYLRWSDAGAPSKWLSAPSKFTGDWSYLDGDGYISFDQYIISTGNYNSRGRRNISISGPGGSASWSGPKAQTTGGWYSFLVPLKESCWSINSGSWSELLKNVSTFSISPEFYGNICCGTESTGTDNVRILKSIAETIGSVTVSTCDTIQTFSEYEASLVKYGQENIAVQLKNISSESQSIYLEIENPYSDLSVIVSQDNPVTIESGETQNISIDVDAGTASIGVFDGILLKITTENCDAILYSNLNIIIAEPGTQNQPDLSISSQDIQLTDYTLGDTATLQAVVNNQGITAASDVKVQFYELGTLLGEATLTEIVAQGTGTATITIPIGTSEGDHLIQVVVDSSDSIPELDETNNAASKIVTWGTPSVNAGNILVTGSSPSIVYAGDLFTVSGKAVYDVYVDGTRYTDYVVKGGSVQITIKDDAGNKWIYGGIHTDTNGNFNKYLQAPSNLDKYQLSMTVTDKTFSGTRGLVFQVVAKPDTPQEPPAPPTITGTGYWTYTPSGASSVSGTWTWTWTSPPVNEPVTQTDLRIFSENIYFSNDNPDPEEDITIFAEINYWATRTDITAEDVPVNLYATYPGSDKEKIGSTVISSLSAGSSNFGSQYIYGTWKNQDQGIYFIEVEIDPSFTEENMLNNAATRAVIVGALESNQGVIQGQVTNAWGGVEDVTVELYDEAATMLISSTLTASTGHYCFESLPVGNYQVHIVTPDGYETEADTRPAEVLDQEITEVDFYLTQVAEKLCGDLDGDGDVDDTDRNILRAAFGTVEGYDGFVAEADYDLDGNIDYSDYQLWYYCYKQYVAGL; translated from the coding sequence ATGACAAATCGAATCTTGATTTTATCTTTTTTTTTAGGAGTGGTGTTAATCTTCTTCCCTTGCGTGGTGGCAGCCAATGTATCAGATGGATTGTTAGCGTACTATCCTTTTGATGGTGATTCAAATGATATAAGTGGTAACGGCAACCACGGTACTGAATCTGGTGGGTTAACCTACAAAATGGGAGTCAGCGGCGAAGCTGCAAGTTTTGATGGTGTTGATGACTATATTCGTGTTCCTTCTCATTCTACACTTAATCCAGAGGACCAATTAACAATTTCATTTTGGATCAAAGTTGATAATTTTACCAATACATGGTCCCCGCTCATTCATAAAGGGGGCGCACATTTATCAGAGTCGGTCAATAGAGAATACACGGTCTGGTTACAAGATATATCGACTTTTCATTTCGCATCTGCTGGCGATAATTTAGCTCAACAGACTCTCAATGCATGTTGTGCCGGGAAAGATATTTGGACTCATTTTGTGGGTGTTATTGACAGGCAACAACACAAGATGCGGATTTATGTTAATGGAATTTTGAAAAACGAAATTACTGATGCCTATTCGACTTTTAACAACAATCTCAATGATCTGATTATTGGATGGACTGAAGAAATATCTTCTTCGTATTCTCCTTTCAAAGGGAGGCTTGATGAGCTACGAATTTACTCCCGTGCTCTTTCTGAAGATGAGGTGTCAATACTCTATAATACGTATTCCAATGCAGCGATTCCAAACATGGAGATTGTTTGTGAAAGCAATTTTAATAGCGGGTTGGAAGGCTGGGCAGGCTATTCTCCTGAATTGAGGTGGAATCAATCTGGCGGCAATCCCGGGGGGTATCTGCGTTGGAGTGATGCGGGGGCGCCTTCAAAATGGTTGTCAGCTCCCTCTAAATTTACAGGTGATTGGTCTTATTTGGATGGTGATGGATATATCAGTTTTGACCAATACATTATTTCGACAGGTAATTATAATTCGAGAGGAAGAAGAAATATCTCAATTAGTGGCCCCGGTGGTTCTGCAAGTTGGTCTGGCCCCAAAGCACAAACCACTGGAGGCTGGTACTCTTTTTTAGTTCCACTTAAGGAGAGTTGCTGGTCCATAAATAGTGGGTCTTGGAGTGAACTGTTAAAAAATGTTTCGACTTTTTCTATTTCACCAGAATTTTATGGCAATATTTGTTGTGGTACAGAAAGTACCGGAACTGATAATGTTCGTATCTTAAAGAGTATTGCAGAAACCATTGGCTCCGTTACCGTTTCAACCTGTGATACCATACAAACATTTTCGGAATACGAAGCTTCTCTGGTTAAATATGGGCAAGAAAATATAGCTGTTCAGTTAAAAAACATAAGCAGCGAGTCACAATCAATCTACTTGGAGATTGAAAATCCTTATTCTGATTTATCTGTAATCGTTTCACAGGATAACCCTGTAACTATTGAATCAGGTGAAACGCAGAATATATCAATCGACGTTGATGCCGGGACAGCCTCTATTGGTGTGTTTGATGGCATTCTTTTAAAAATCACAACAGAAAATTGCGATGCGATTCTGTATTCGAATCTCAACATAATAATCGCCGAGCCCGGAACCCAGAATCAACCGGACTTAAGCATCTCTTCTCAAGATATACAATTAACCGACTACACCCTCGGTGACACAGCTACATTGCAAGCTGTTGTTAACAATCAAGGTATAACCGCAGCATCCGACGTAAAAGTTCAATTTTACGAGCTTGGTACCCTGCTTGGTGAAGCCACCTTGACTGAAATAGTTGCACAAGGAACCGGAACTGCCACTATAACCATTCCCATTGGTACCTCAGAAGGGGATCATCTCATCCAGGTCGTTGTTGATTCCTCAGATTCAATTCCGGAACTTGATGAAACTAATAACGCGGCAAGCAAGATCGTCACATGGGGAACGCCGTCAGTCAATGCCGGCAATATTCTGGTTACAGGAAGTTCGCCGTCAATAGTCTATGCGGGAGACCTTTTCACAGTCTCAGGAAAGGCGGTGTATGATGTTTATGTTGACGGCACCAGATACACCGATTATGTCGTTAAAGGTGGTTCTGTCCAGATCACCATCAAGGATGATGCCGGCAACAAATGGATCTATGGGGGGATTCATACCGACACCAATGGTAATTTCAATAAATACCTCCAAGCGCCTTCGAACCTCGATAAATATCAGCTGTCTATGACCGTCACCGATAAAACCTTTTCCGGCACACGTGGATTGGTATTTCAGGTGGTTGCGAAACCGGATACCCCCCAAGAACCGCCGGCACCGCCTACAATTACCGGCACCGGTTACTGGACATATACCCCTTCCGGTGCCTCAAGCGTTTCCGGGACTTGGACCTGGACCTGGACGAGTCCTCCGGTTAATGAACCGGTTACACAGACAGATCTGCGGATTTTCTCTGAAAACATTTATTTTTCCAACGACAACCCAGACCCGGAAGAAGACATCACCATATTTGCCGAGATAAATTACTGGGCAACGCGCACGGATATCACGGCTGAAGACGTTCCGGTTAACCTGTACGCCACTTATCCCGGTTCTGACAAAGAAAAAATTGGCTCAACGGTCATTTCCAGCCTGTCGGCAGGAAGCTCGAATTTCGGTTCCCAGTATATATACGGCACCTGGAAAAACCAGGACCAGGGAATTTATTTCATTGAGGTGGAAATCGACCCAAGCTTCACAGAAGAAAACATGTTGAACAATGCCGCCACCCGGGCCGTCATCGTCGGTGCTCTTGAGAGCAACCAAGGTGTGATCCAGGGCCAGGTAACCAATGCATGGGGCGGCGTGGAAGATGTTACCGTGGAGCTTTATGATGAAGCCGCAACAATGCTCATCAGCAGTACCTTGACGGCTTCAACTGGCCACTACTGTTTTGAAAGCCTTCCCGTCGGCAATTACCAGGTTCATATCGTCACGCCGGATGGATATGAGACGGAAGCCGACACGCGCCCGGCTGAAGTTTTAGATCAGGAAATCACCGAGGTCGACTTCTATCTGACCCAGGTGGCGGAAAAACTCTGTGGCGATCTTGACGGGGATGGAGATGTGGACGACACCGACCGGAATATTCTCCGGGCAGCCTTCGGCACCGTCGAGGGCTATGACGGTTTTGTAGCGGAAGCAGATTATGACTTGGACGGCAATATCGACTATTCAGATTACCAGCTTTGGTACTACTGCTACAAACAATACGTTGCCGGATTATGA
- a CDS encoding CHAT domain-containing protein translates to MNSIFQVTNGRLSAYFLTGMVLLAIVACRPGHQARTSPEPPGSIASEKFKKGIASYQNGDYANAIVLFKDAADLFQREKDLCGRCESLTRLAHVFLSQGRTENAFKVLGTAENIAQKLNSAKKLAGIYALFGNLNNLAGNAQDGLNDFQKSISLCRQNNYPDLLISVLNDMGNLYAACGQYENALEAYMKSAGHAKEKNLHARSAIALANAAKVCIKQGDKYQFENSVYREIDTKDGNGAKKSSKDSEIKHRRENLRGTILYSPPKDMHQSTANRLYVTAESFLDQAWAGLEHSNSSHIINTLVNIGTGYMDLAERQTESMDDCIKKARKTFLFAESLSQNIKNTRLASYVKGYLGHTYQMEGDFNMAAALTFQAIFLSRKSAAPEAQYRWEWQYADILKALNHIRDAIPAYEAAIDTLESVRSEFSNCYGRPQSEMGALAGQLYKMYVDVLLRFVSTQPSSDEKQIILKRARQAIEKNRVFEIREYFNDDCLGAHINSLTDIDQILEKAVVVYPIILPDRIAVVASFPSQTGPGSDSSAVSKLYLQPIDAKTLSQTVDGFRHMIERNVMPPDLTDARKLYEWLIAPLEKDLADVHPETLVFVPGGILRGIPMGALHDGSSFLIESYAVAVTPGLTLTSPTKIAPEKINVLAAGISSGNQDFGALPGVTREVEAIASLCTTTVLMNDKFSLTNFENELRSGNYNVVHIASHGKFSDHIEDSFILTADERLTFNKLADCVGLYRFRKNPLELITLSACETASGNEQAALGLAGLSIKIGARSALATLWAVDDAAAAQLVPEFYRQLKIKGTSRAMALKQAKLKLLRDPVYGHPGYWAPFILINNWL, encoded by the coding sequence ATGAACTCAATCTTTCAGGTAACTAACGGACGCCTTTCAGCATATTTTTTGACCGGCATGGTGTTGCTGGCGATTGTCGCCTGTAGGCCCGGCCACCAGGCACGGACATCCCCTGAACCGCCCGGGAGCATTGCTTCTGAAAAATTTAAAAAGGGAATAGCATCATATCAAAATGGAGATTACGCCAACGCCATTGTTTTGTTTAAGGATGCGGCCGATCTGTTTCAACGGGAAAAGGATCTTTGCGGCCGGTGTGAAAGCCTGACCCGCCTGGCACATGTTTTTCTTTCCCAGGGCCGGACAGAAAACGCATTCAAAGTTCTTGGGACGGCAGAAAACATTGCTCAAAAACTCAATTCGGCAAAAAAGCTTGCCGGGATTTATGCGCTTTTTGGAAATTTAAATAATTTAGCCGGTAATGCCCAGGACGGCCTTAATGATTTTCAAAAATCAATTTCATTGTGCCGGCAGAATAATTATCCGGACCTGCTGATTTCTGTTTTAAATGATATGGGAAATCTTTACGCTGCCTGCGGCCAATATGAAAACGCGCTTGAAGCCTATATGAAAAGTGCCGGACATGCAAAGGAGAAGAACCTGCATGCACGTTCAGCCATTGCCCTGGCGAATGCTGCAAAAGTCTGTATTAAACAGGGCGACAAATATCAGTTTGAAAATTCAGTATATAGGGAAATTGATACAAAGGACGGTAATGGTGCAAAAAAGTCTTCTAAAGATTCAGAAATTAAACATAGAAGGGAAAACCTGCGCGGCACGATTTTGTACTCCCCCCCAAAAGATATGCATCAGTCAACGGCGAATCGTTTATATGTAACGGCCGAATCTTTTCTGGATCAGGCCTGGGCGGGCTTAGAACATAGTAATTCCTCGCATATAATCAACACATTGGTCAACATCGGCACAGGGTATATGGACCTGGCCGAGAGACAAACTGAATCCATGGATGATTGTATAAAAAAAGCCCGTAAAACATTCTTATTTGCCGAAAGCCTTTCTCAAAATATTAAAAATACCAGGCTTGCGTCTTACGTAAAGGGGTATCTGGGCCATACATACCAAATGGAAGGTGACTTTAATATGGCCGCAGCCTTGACATTTCAAGCCATATTCCTGTCCAGAAAATCCGCGGCACCCGAAGCACAGTACCGGTGGGAATGGCAGTACGCCGATATTTTGAAGGCCCTTAACCATATCCGGGATGCCATCCCCGCCTATGAAGCCGCCATTGATACCCTGGAGTCCGTCCGTTCCGAATTTTCAAACTGCTACGGCAGGCCTCAATCTGAGATGGGCGCGCTTGCCGGTCAATTGTATAAAATGTATGTGGATGTTTTACTCCGTTTTGTCAGTACACAGCCCTCGTCCGATGAAAAACAGATAATCCTGAAAAGAGCGCGGCAGGCCATAGAAAAAAACAGAGTGTTTGAAATCCGGGAATATTTTAATGATGACTGTCTGGGTGCCCATATAAATTCCTTGACTGATATTGACCAGATTCTTGAAAAGGCGGTTGTAGTTTATCCGATCATCCTGCCCGACCGGATTGCCGTTGTAGCCTCGTTCCCGTCTCAAACAGGGCCGGGCAGCGATTCGTCGGCGGTCAGCAAACTTTATCTTCAGCCCATAGATGCCAAAACGCTTTCCCAAACCGTTGACGGGTTCCGGCACATGATCGAGAGAAACGTCATGCCGCCTGACCTGACGGATGCCCGGAAATTGTATGAATGGTTGATCGCTCCCCTGGAAAAAGACCTGGCCGATGTTCACCCTGAGACCCTGGTTTTTGTTCCGGGCGGCATCTTAAGGGGAATTCCCATGGGGGCATTGCATGACGGATCCTCCTTTTTGATTGAATCCTATGCCGTTGCCGTCACACCGGGATTGACGCTCACCAGTCCGACTAAAATTGCTCCTGAAAAAATCAATGTTCTGGCCGCCGGCATCTCTTCCGGGAATCAAGATTTTGGGGCGTTACCCGGAGTCACCCGGGAAGTTGAGGCAATCGCCTCCCTTTGCACGACCACGGTGCTGATGAACGACAAATTTTCACTGACGAATTTTGAAAATGAACTTCGGTCCGGCAATTATAATGTGGTGCATATTGCCTCCCACGGAAAATTCAGCGATCATATTGAAGACAGTTTTATTTTAACGGCAGATGAGCGCCTCACGTTTAATAAGCTTGCCGACTGTGTCGGGCTGTATCGGTTCCGGAAAAATCCTCTGGAGCTGATCACCTTGAGCGCCTGTGAGACCGCCTCGGGAAATGAGCAGGCGGCATTGGGCCTTGCCGGACTTTCCATAAAAATCGGTGCCCGAAGCGCCCTTGCCACCCTGTGGGCCGTAGACGATGCGGCGGCCGCCCAACTGGTGCCGGAATTTTACAGGCAGTTGAAAATAAAAGGCACATCACGGGCAATGGCTTTAAAACAAGCAAAGTTGAAACTATTAAGAGATCCGGTTTATGGGCACCCCGGATACTGGGCTCCATTTATTTTAATCAACAACTGGCTGTAA
- a CDS encoding ShlB/FhaC/HecB family hemolysin secretion/activation protein, translating to MKSFSFVFLSMRIIFWLLVFLLPSFSFPAHGFQQRPGIDPTLRSGNRQEPLLEQNEDPVTAPKITTPLPDGNTESPKTAPPVRPDEIRIFVKKIEIKGNRVFSDTELSKITAPYLNRELGYLELETLRRELTQVYIKQGYMNSGAILPDQTVSKGTVVYHIVEGELTEISISGNRWLRDRYYKSRIRLSAGPPVNIFNLEDRLQLLQQKEVVKRLQAEFKPGLKPGQSVLDIRVEENSPFSAYMAFNNYQSPSVGAERGILSLSHRSITGIGDRLDMTYGRSEGLNPLFDVSYDIPFTSRDTSFQVRYRKNDFQIVEEAFADLDIESESEIMEFKLTQPFFRSETQAFTMGLIGERLASKSWLKGEPFSFSSGSEEGESVVSAIRFFQTYLFRSKKQAFSAQSRFSWGINSFDATIHNDEQPDGRFFSWLGQVQWTGIFTRLHIQPVMRLDVQLADDALLALEQLPIGGRCSVRGYRENQLVRDNGVIASIETRIPLIRNKKWADHLHLIPFFDFGRAWYKDSDTPSLDYIYSMGIGLNWAFTIIRSSPCPLKGEVEIFWGHPLKAVDTPGNDIQDDGIHFQVAVFAF from the coding sequence GTGAAATCGTTTTCTTTTGTTTTCTTATCAATGCGGATCATTTTTTGGCTGCTCGTTTTTCTTCTCCCTTCATTCTCTTTCCCCGCCCATGGGTTTCAGCAACGACCGGGAATAGACCCGACCCTGAGATCCGGCAACCGACAGGAACCGCTTCTCGAACAAAACGAGGACCCTGTGACGGCTCCCAAAATCACCACGCCTTTGCCTGACGGCAATACGGAATCCCCAAAAACGGCGCCCCCAGTAAGGCCTGATGAAATCCGGATTTTTGTTAAAAAAATAGAAATTAAAGGCAACCGCGTCTTTTCGGACACAGAACTGTCCAAAATCACGGCCCCTTATCTGAACCGGGAACTGGGATATCTAGAACTGGAAACACTTAGACGTGAATTAACACAGGTCTACATTAAACAGGGGTATATGAATTCAGGGGCAATCCTTCCCGATCAGACCGTCTCAAAGGGCACGGTGGTTTACCACATTGTTGAGGGTGAGTTAACCGAAATATCCATATCCGGCAACCGATGGCTTCGGGATAGGTATTACAAAAGCCGTATCCGGCTTTCCGCCGGCCCGCCGGTCAATATATTCAATCTGGAAGACCGACTGCAATTGTTACAGCAAAAAGAGGTTGTCAAACGGCTCCAAGCTGAATTCAAGCCGGGACTGAAGCCCGGACAAAGCGTTCTGGATATCCGGGTGGAAGAGAATTCACCATTCAGTGCCTACATGGCGTTTAATAATTATCAGTCTCCATCTGTCGGCGCGGAACGGGGCATTCTTTCTCTGTCCCATAGAAGCATCACCGGAATCGGTGACCGTCTTGATATGACTTACGGGCGTTCCGAAGGACTGAATCCGCTTTTTGATGTGTCATATGATATTCCGTTTACCTCCCGGGATACATCTTTTCAGGTCCGTTATCGAAAAAACGACTTTCAGATTGTAGAAGAAGCTTTTGCAGATCTTGATATTGAAAGCGAGTCTGAAATCATGGAATTTAAGTTGACCCAGCCTTTTTTTCGTTCTGAAACCCAGGCATTTACCATGGGTCTGATCGGGGAAAGGCTGGCCAGCAAATCATGGCTGAAAGGCGAACCTTTTAGTTTTTCGTCCGGCAGTGAAGAGGGTGAATCCGTTGTTTCTGCCATTCGTTTTTTTCAAACCTATCTGTTCCGGTCAAAAAAACAGGCGTTTTCCGCCCAATCCCGTTTTTCCTGGGGAATAAACAGCTTTGATGCCACGATTCATAACGATGAACAGCCCGACGGCAGGTTCTTCTCGTGGCTTGGCCAGGTTCAGTGGACCGGGATTTTTACCCGGCTTCACATTCAGCCTGTGATGCGCTTGGATGTCCAATTGGCGGACGACGCATTGCTTGCCCTGGAACAGCTTCCGATCGGCGGCAGGTGTTCCGTACGGGGATACCGTGAAAATCAATTGGTCCGGGACAACGGTGTCATTGCATCCATCGAAACACGGATTCCATTAATCCGGAACAAGAAATGGGCTGACCATCTTCATCTGATCCCCTTTTTTGATTTTGGCCGGGCCTGGTACAAAGATTCTGATACACCATCACTGGATTATATTTACAGTATGGGCATTGGGCTTAACTGGGCGTTTACCATCATCAGGAGCTCCCCTTGTCCTTTAAAGGGAGAGGTGGAAATTTTCTGGGGGCACCCGCTCAAAGCGGTTGATACCCCAGGCAATGACATTCAGGATGACGGCATCCATTTTCAGGTCGCGGTATTTGCATTCTAG